Proteins encoded in a region of the Cydia pomonella isolate Wapato2018A chromosome 3, ilCydPomo1, whole genome shotgun sequence genome:
- the LOC133516682 gene encoding uncharacterized protein LOC133516682, protein MNLVSIHEGTVNTLKSLHIHVPKAVLSGTSAELMCTYELEGAQLYSIRWYRNMMEFYRYVPKESPATKVFPVAEIKVDVAGSDANRVILTEVDRTLTGEYQCEVSADAPLFHTDIKAAEMVVVDN, encoded by the exons ATGAACCTTGTCTCCATACACGAAG gTACAGTGAACACCCTGAAATCTCTGCACATTCACGTACCAAAGGCTGTGCTGTCTGGCACGAGCGCGGAGCTGATGTGTACTTACGAGTTGGAAGGTGCCCAGTTGTACTCTATCAGGTGGTACAG AAACATGATGGAGTTCTACCGCTACGTGCCGAAGGAGTCGCCGGCCACGAAAGTGTTCCCCGTCGCTGAGATCAAAGTCGAC GTGGCAGGTTCGGACGCGAACCGGGTGATTCTAACAGAAGTAGACCGAACTCTGACAGGAGAGTATCAGTGCGAAGTGTCAGCTGATGCTCCGCTGTTTCACACAGATATTAAAGCCGCCGAAATGGTAGTAGTAG ATAACTAA
- the LOC133516683 gene encoding uncharacterized protein LOC133516683, which yields MYDTSIKPPLTSPNVSSDRMSYVGGDHIQANCSSPPSLPAANVTWYVNEQMVPGFTANHVLNFSNGYASSQATLELEAAALSPVPTLMIRCEASIFDVWKSTSQTLVLRERSANPASALGRSFTGKT from the exons atgtaTGACACAAGTATAA AACCCCCACTGACAAGTCCAAACGTGTCGTCGGACCGCATGTCGTACGTCGGCGGCGACCACATACAGGCGAACTGCTCGTCTCCGCCATCTTTGCCTGCCGCCAACGTCACGTGGTACGTCAACGAGCAGATG GTACCTGGATTCACAGCTAACCACGTGCTGAACTTCAGCAATGGCTACGCGTCGAGTCAAGCCACTCTAGAATTAGAGGCAGCCGCGCTCTCGCCCGTGCCTACCCTAATGATTCG GTGCGAGGCCTCCATATTCGATGTATGGAAGTCGACGAGTCAAACTCTGGTGCTTCGGGAGCGAAGTGCGAACCCCGCTTCGGCTTTAGGCCGAAGTTTCACAGGTAAAACCTAA